The following coding sequences are from one Phycisphaerales bacterium window:
- the hutU gene encoding urocanate hydratase, translating to MTQTEARTIRAPRGASLTCKTWQAEAAMRMLMNNLDPEVAEKPNELVVYGGRGQAARSWAAYDAIIASLKSLEPDETLLIQSGKPVGIMKTTPDAPRVIIANSNLVPHWATQEHFDDLAARGLIMFGQMTAGSWIYIGTQGILQGTYETYAQCAREHFGGTLAGTLNVTAGCGGMGGAQPLAITMNEGTCLIAEICSERLEKRVHDRYLDEVIEELDAAIDRAVAAKNAKEPVSIGWLGNAVDLLERLKSRGIVPDTLTDQTSAHDPLAGYYPAGLSRAAADNLREEDPEDYVRRSMDTMETHVRLMVDLQKQGARTFDYGNNIRQRALDNGFADAFAFPGFVPAYIRPQFCQGRGPFRWAALSGDPADIAATDQVILDLFPNDVALKRWITMAQERVAFQGLPCRICWLGLGQRDKAGLAFNELVASGKVSAPIVIGRDHLDCGSVASPNRETEGMLDGSDAISDWPLLNFAVSTASGASWTSFHHGGGVGIGFAQHAGLVVVADGTKEADARLKRVLTNDPMMGVIRHVDAGYELAERVADQQDVPIPMRDQ from the coding sequence ATGACACAAACAGAAGCTCGAACCATTCGTGCTCCACGAGGAGCATCACTTACATGCAAGACCTGGCAGGCCGAGGCTGCGATGCGCATGTTGATGAATAATCTTGATCCGGAAGTTGCTGAAAAGCCCAATGAACTTGTCGTTTACGGTGGGCGCGGGCAAGCAGCCCGTTCATGGGCTGCCTACGACGCCATTATTGCCTCCCTTAAGTCGCTGGAGCCGGATGAGACGCTGCTGATTCAATCAGGCAAACCTGTCGGGATCATGAAAACGACACCTGATGCACCTCGTGTCATTATTGCGAATTCAAATCTTGTCCCCCACTGGGCGACGCAAGAACACTTTGATGATCTAGCCGCGCGTGGGCTGATTATGTTCGGGCAAATGACGGCGGGGTCTTGGATTTATATTGGTACGCAAGGCATTCTTCAGGGGACCTATGAAACTTATGCGCAATGTGCTCGAGAACATTTTGGGGGCACGCTTGCAGGCACCCTGAACGTGACTGCAGGTTGTGGCGGCATGGGTGGCGCCCAGCCACTGGCCATCACAATGAATGAAGGAACATGTCTCATTGCAGAGATCTGCAGTGAACGATTGGAAAAGCGCGTACACGATCGCTATTTGGACGAAGTGATAGAGGAATTAGACGCAGCAATCGATCGGGCCGTGGCAGCCAAGAATGCAAAAGAGCCGGTATCAATTGGCTGGCTAGGCAATGCCGTCGACTTGCTTGAGCGACTGAAGTCTCGCGGTATTGTTCCTGACACGCTGACAGATCAAACGAGTGCTCATGATCCTCTTGCGGGCTACTACCCAGCCGGACTTTCGCGTGCGGCGGCAGACAACCTTCGAGAGGAAGATCCAGAAGACTATGTTCGCCGTTCAATGGATACGATGGAGACCCACGTCAGATTGATGGTGGACCTTCAAAAGCAAGGTGCGCGGACCTTTGACTACGGAAACAATATTCGCCAGCGTGCGCTAGACAATGGCTTTGCCGATGCTTTTGCATTTCCTGGCTTTGTGCCCGCTTATATCCGACCGCAATTCTGCCAGGGGCGTGGCCCTTTTCGCTGGGCTGCACTTTCGGGAGATCCAGCGGATATTGCAGCAACTGATCAGGTTATTCTTGATCTCTTTCCCAATGATGTGGCTCTCAAGAGATGGATCACAATGGCGCAGGAGCGGGTTGCTTTCCAGGGGCTGCCTTGTCGTATCTGCTGGCTTGGCCTCGGACAGCGTGATAAGGCCGGCCTTGCCTTTAACGAGCTTGTCGCGTCTGGAAAAGTAAGTGCTCCAATCGTGATTGGTCGCGATCATCTCGACTGTGGGTCGGTTGCTTCGCCAAATCGAGAGACTGAAGGAATGCTCGATGGATCAGATGCGATCAGCGACTGGCCGTTGCTTAACTTTGCAGTCAGTACGGCAAGCGGTGCAAGTTGGACGAGTTTCCATCATGGCGGCGGTGTTGGTATTGGCTTTGCTCAGCATGCTGGTCTCGTTGTTGTCGCAGATGGAACAAAGGAAGCAGACGCTCGCCTCAAGCGTGTCTTGACCAATGATCCAATGATGGGTGTCATTCGTCATGTTGACGCGGGATATGAGTTGGCCGAGCGGGTTGCTGACCAGCAGGATGTGCCAATTCCGATGCGAGATCAATAA
- a CDS encoding STAS domain-containing protein, with amino-acid sequence MHSSVRGTEKPATLFVDFSIEQSALLITPVGPNIGTREVSIIAQAVRRHLAAIPSHITALVFDFNRVKFLNSMGLGMLIEIRGEANRLHLGTGMVNVNDELTTIIKSMKINRLIPICNTARKLRRLMAA; translated from the coding sequence ATGCACAGCTCAGTGCGAGGCACCGAAAAACCAGCAACGCTGTTCGTAGACTTTTCAATCGAACAATCAGCACTCCTGATCACACCAGTCGGCCCCAATATTGGCACACGAGAAGTCTCGATTATTGCCCAAGCAGTGCGGAGACATCTTGCAGCCATTCCGTCTCACATCACGGCATTGGTATTTGATTTCAATCGCGTCAAATTCCTCAATAGCATGGGCCTTGGAATGCTGATTGAGATTCGTGGCGAGGCCAATCGTCTTCACCTTGGTACAGGAATGGTCAACGTCAATGACGAATTGACCACGATTATCAAGTCAATGAAAATCAACCGGCTTATCCCGATCTGCAACACCGCTCGCAAACTTCGTCGGCTCATGGCTGCATAG
- the hutI gene encoding imidazolonepropionase has product MADFTIINARIVTLAGDKDAPGPRRGDAMNQMGVIDCGYVTIHDGMISAVGAGLPEQDGLEDVFDADGCVLMPAFVDSHTHACWAGSRLDEFEMAQAGRTYLDILKDGGGIMSTVRAVRETSEEDLVSMLMRRLSSMAALGTGAVEVKSGYGLNTENELKMIRAIHAASQESVQLLVGTFLGAHAIDPDVPDFVERTISECLPAVCGEFPGIACDAYCEKGAWSVADTIRLFEAARQQGCPLRVHTDQFNSLGMTQAAIEMGAVSVDHLEAISDADVKRLADSETIGVLLPCSGFSLDDRYAPGRRLLDAGCALAIASNYNPGSAPTPSMAFTISLAVRRMKMTCAEAITAATYNAACVLGIQDSTATIEVGKRADLQLLDTDDERELAYEFANAGPLLVAVSGRIVHARAIATDEEES; this is encoded by the coding sequence ATGGCCGATTTCACCATCATCAATGCCCGAATAGTGACCCTCGCTGGCGACAAGGATGCTCCAGGTCCTCGGCGCGGTGATGCGATGAATCAAATGGGTGTTATTGATTGCGGCTATGTCACCATTCATGACGGGATGATTTCAGCTGTTGGAGCAGGACTCCCTGAGCAAGATGGTCTTGAAGATGTATTCGATGCTGACGGCTGTGTTTTGATGCCAGCATTTGTGGATTCGCATACCCATGCCTGCTGGGCCGGCAGCCGACTTGATGAGTTTGAAATGGCTCAGGCTGGTCGTACCTATTTGGACATCCTCAAAGACGGTGGCGGCATTATGTCGACGGTCAGAGCCGTTCGTGAGACCAGCGAAGAAGATCTGGTCTCGATGTTAATGCGAAGGCTTTCTTCGATGGCAGCGCTCGGTACTGGAGCGGTCGAAGTGAAGTCAGGTTATGGCCTCAACACAGAGAACGAACTCAAGATGATTCGGGCGATTCACGCCGCCAGTCAAGAGTCTGTCCAGCTGCTGGTCGGAACTTTCCTTGGTGCTCATGCAATCGACCCTGATGTGCCAGATTTTGTAGAACGAACCATTAGCGAGTGTTTGCCAGCTGTATGTGGTGAGTTTCCTGGTATTGCTTGTGATGCCTACTGTGAAAAGGGCGCTTGGTCTGTGGCAGATACCATTCGACTCTTTGAAGCAGCTCGCCAGCAAGGATGCCCCTTGCGGGTACATACCGATCAATTTAACTCTTTGGGTATGACTCAGGCTGCAATCGAAATGGGTGCGGTGAGTGTTGATCATCTTGAGGCGATCTCAGATGCGGACGTCAAGCGACTCGCAGACAGCGAGACGATTGGAGTACTCCTTCCTTGTAGTGGCTTTAGCCTCGATGATCGCTATGCTCCGGGGCGTCGCCTGCTTGATGCTGGATGCGCATTGGCCATTGCTTCAAATTACAATCCAGGATCAGCGCCCACGCCATCGATGGCATTTACTATTTCACTGGCCGTTCGGCGAATGAAGATGACTTGTGCCGAAGCGATTACAGCGGCCACCTATAACGCGGCATGTGTTTTGGGGATACAGGATTCCACGGCCACCATTGAAGTAGGAAAGCGGGCAGATCTGCAGCTCCTAGATACAGACGATGAAAGAGAGCTTGCTTACGAGTTTGCTAATGCTGGCCCCCTGCTTGTGGCGGTCAGCGGTCGCATTGTGCATGCCAGAGCAATTGCGACCGATGAAGAAGAGTCTTGA
- the map gene encoding type I methionyl aminopeptidase, translated as MIVSRERDIDNAAAAAKCVVDTHFALVDYVKPGLTLAEIDEEVGRILKSLHCRSAFRKYKLAGLPPFPSHSCLSVNECIVHGTHNMRLEPLVPGDMISIDIGVKHHGWIGDAAWTYGIQEVSDDNLALMRTGRESLSRGVEAMQPGRPLLDWARAVQTYVEDECKMQLIRGLGGHGYGTTLHGPPFISNVVPRHGAEWPDAFKTFDPGMLLAVEPMISPTTAAITSERNSWPIFSDDGSMSVHYEADVLITSDGPRDLTKGMSQLPDIVGN; from the coding sequence ATGATTGTGTCGCGTGAACGTGATATTGATAATGCTGCTGCTGCCGCAAAGTGCGTCGTTGACACTCATTTTGCGTTGGTTGATTACGTTAAGCCTGGACTCACCTTGGCGGAGATTGATGAAGAGGTGGGACGAATTCTAAAATCACTGCATTGCCGCAGCGCTTTTCGGAAGTACAAACTTGCCGGGCTTCCTCCATTTCCGAGCCACAGCTGTCTCTCGGTCAATGAGTGTATTGTTCATGGAACACATAACATGCGTCTAGAGCCACTTGTGCCAGGTGACATGATTTCAATTGATATCGGAGTCAAGCACCATGGTTGGATTGGGGATGCTGCATGGACCTACGGCATTCAAGAGGTTTCTGATGACAACTTGGCACTCATGCGAACCGGGCGTGAGTCACTGTCCCGTGGCGTTGAAGCAATGCAACCGGGACGGCCCTTATTAGATTGGGCTCGGGCAGTACAGACCTATGTCGAAGATGAGTGCAAGATGCAGTTGATTCGCGGCCTTGGCGGCCATGGCTATGGCACGACATTGCATGGCCCACCGTTCATCTCCAACGTGGTTCCTCGGCATGGTGCTGAGTGGCCTGATGCTTTTAAGACCTTCGACCCTGGAATGCTCCTGGCCGTTGAGCCCATGATCTCACCCACCACTGCTGCTATTACTTCCGAACGCAATAGTTGGCCGATTTTCAGTGATGATGGATCGATGAGCGTGCACTATGAGGCCGATGTTCTCATTACCAGTGATGGCCCCCGGGACCTGACCAAAGGAATGAGCCAGCTGCCAGATATTGTTGGTAACTGA
- a CDS encoding prolyl oligopeptidase family serine peptidase — MSTSVLLFACLFLIQDTPIASPSSLEYPETRTVDHIDIYHGVQVSDPYRWLEEHPHSAPEVAQWIEQQNEVTFGYLHDIPGRDQIHDRLTEIWDYEKFTTPFRHGEKYYVFHNTGLQNQNVLFATDDIIKPGKVLLDPNSWSDEGTVALAGTSFTNDGSLMGYATSKAGSDWKVWRVRDLATGKDLPDVIRWTKDGSVAWTADNKGFYYARYPEPEEGQEFSAANENEAIYFHAMGTPQSEDTLIFSMPEQPKWGFAPTVTEDGRYLLVWVYYGTIHKYKVYLWDLQDPGSEPTELVGAFENDYSLLGNDGSTLFMKTDRDAPRGRVIAMDVANPSPEAWTEILPQTDATLQSVKYIDNHFITNELIDVTSHVRVYDKHGHHVRDVPLPGPGRVGGLTGRPSHDQTFFTFTNYTTPPTIFQYEVGTGRMRKLWQADINAKVEDFETEQVFYESKDGTRVPMFISYRKGLERDGKNPTLLYGYGGFNIAILPYFSISRLVWMEMGGIFAVANLRGGDEYGEAWHEDGMLMKKQNVFDDFIAAAEYLIDEGYTSPQHLAIQGGSNGGLLVGACMTQRPELFGAALPAVGVMDMLRFSDFTVGHLWVSEYGSTDHPDEFANLYAYSPLHNLEPGTEYPATMITTGDTDDRVVPAHSFKYAAALQKAHQGDAPVLIRVETSAGHGAGTPTTKRIDAVTDSWSFLANELGMKQQAEMIVDEPVEQQ; from the coding sequence TTGTCTACCTCAGTGCTGTTGTTTGCCTGCCTTTTCTTGATCCAGGATACGCCGATTGCCTCACCAAGCAGTCTGGAATACCCCGAGACGCGGACTGTCGATCATATTGATATCTACCACGGTGTTCAGGTATCAGATCCTTATCGCTGGCTCGAGGAGCATCCTCACAGTGCACCGGAAGTTGCGCAGTGGATTGAACAGCAAAATGAAGTGACGTTTGGATATCTTCACGACATTCCAGGTCGCGACCAGATACATGATCGTCTGACCGAGATATGGGATTATGAAAAATTCACGACGCCCTTCCGCCACGGTGAGAAGTACTACGTTTTTCATAACACTGGTCTACAGAATCAGAACGTCTTGTTTGCCACCGATGACATTATCAAGCCCGGTAAAGTGCTGCTTGATCCAAATTCATGGTCCGATGAGGGAACCGTAGCGCTTGCGGGAACTTCTTTCACCAACGATGGAAGTCTGATGGGCTACGCCACGTCGAAGGCCGGCTCTGATTGGAAGGTCTGGCGGGTTCGTGATTTAGCGACCGGCAAAGATTTGCCAGACGTTATTCGTTGGACGAAAGATGGATCAGTCGCCTGGACGGCTGACAACAAGGGCTTTTATTACGCTCGCTACCCCGAGCCAGAAGAGGGGCAAGAATTCTCAGCCGCGAACGAAAACGAAGCGATTTATTTTCATGCGATGGGAACGCCTCAGTCGGAAGACACATTAATCTTCTCGATGCCCGAGCAGCCAAAATGGGGCTTTGCTCCAACGGTTACAGAAGATGGCCGCTATCTTTTGGTGTGGGTGTATTACGGGACAATACATAAGTACAAGGTGTACCTTTGGGACCTTCAGGATCCAGGCAGCGAACCAACTGAATTGGTAGGCGCATTTGAAAATGACTACAGCCTGCTAGGCAATGACGGGTCCACATTGTTTATGAAAACAGATCGAGATGCGCCTCGGGGGCGCGTGATCGCCATGGATGTGGCAAATCCGAGCCCAGAAGCCTGGACCGAAATCCTCCCACAAACGGACGCAACGCTTCAAAGTGTCAAGTACATCGACAATCACTTTATTACCAATGAACTCATTGATGTCACCTCTCATGTTCGCGTCTACGACAAACATGGCCATCATGTTCGAGATGTGCCACTGCCTGGTCCTGGCCGAGTTGGTGGCCTCACGGGGCGGCCCTCACATGATCAAACATTCTTTACATTCACCAATTACACAACACCACCAACCATTTTCCAGTACGAAGTTGGTACGGGCAGAATGCGAAAACTCTGGCAGGCCGACATCAATGCAAAAGTTGAAGACTTTGAAACTGAGCAAGTCTTTTATGAGAGCAAAGATGGCACCAGGGTCCCGATGTTTATTTCCTATCGAAAAGGACTAGAGCGAGACGGAAAGAACCCGACCCTTCTCTATGGTTACGGTGGGTTTAACATCGCAATACTCCCCTATTTTTCAATCTCACGTCTGGTGTGGATGGAAATGGGCGGCATCTTTGCGGTCGCCAATCTGCGCGGTGGTGATGAATATGGAGAGGCATGGCACGAAGATGGCATGCTGATGAAAAAGCAAAATGTATTTGATGATTTCATTGCTGCTGCTGAGTACCTGATCGATGAGGGATACACAAGTCCTCAGCACTTGGCCATCCAAGGCGGCAGCAATGGCGGGCTCCTTGTTGGTGCATGCATGACGCAGCGGCCTGAGTTGTTCGGCGCAGCGCTTCCTGCTGTTGGTGTGATGGACATGCTGCGTTTTAGTGATTTTACAGTTGGTCATCTTTGGGTCAGCGAGTACGGCAGCACAGATCATCCCGATGAGTTTGCCAATCTCTACGCATATTCGCCGCTACACAACCTAGAACCAGGCACTGAATATCCAGCCACAATGATTACCACTGGCGACACAGATGATCGTGTCGTCCCTGCGCATAGCTTCAAGTATGCAGCGGCGCTTCAAAAAGCCCATCAAGGCGATGCTCCGGTTCTGATTCGGGTTGAAACATCAGCTGGCCATGGCGCGGGGACACCGACCACAAAACGGATCGATGCCGTGACAGATAGTTGGTCATTCTTGGCCAATGAATTGGGCATGAAGCAACAGGCCGAAATGATTGTGGATGAGCCAGTCGAGCAGCAGTAA
- the hpnE gene encoding hydroxysqualene dehydroxylase HpnE, with the protein MSDRVVILGGGLAGIAAAISLVDAGRPVTLIETKKRLGGRATSFVDPRTGAVLDNCQHVVLGCCTNLLDLYQRLDVLDQIQWHRTLYWTDGKQKADRNGTDRFEANWLPAPLHLGKSLRRMKIFDRAQKRQIQRGMLRMLRLGIRRRGDWEGKTFRLFLDEAGQSPEIIDRFWNPIVVSACNLDVDRVGATHALQVFQEGFLGNRFSYVMGLSQVPLVELYGTVESYLNKYGGEIQLGVSAKAINFDGRRVTGVVTANELIEAKTVISTLPFDRLDKIISEPLRSADARLQDLGQFEVSPILGVHLVFDRQVMSLPHLVFAGGDVHWIFNKGTDKDGQQHIHAVISGAEQWMTLDEGAIVNRVLDAIGDALPDIKDATLLVHRSVKEKRATFAATADINAYRPGPGAPALGGVSNLLIAGDWSSTGWPATMEGATRSGYAAASLAGGCIEERPDISISWMARLLGLR; encoded by the coding sequence GTGAGCGACCGTGTGGTCATCCTAGGTGGCGGTCTTGCTGGCATTGCTGCAGCCATCAGCTTGGTGGATGCTGGTCGTCCGGTGACACTTATTGAAACAAAGAAGCGACTCGGAGGCAGAGCCACTAGCTTTGTCGACCCGCGTACTGGCGCCGTCTTGGACAACTGCCAGCATGTCGTGCTGGGCTGCTGCACAAATCTTCTCGACCTCTATCAGCGACTGGACGTGCTTGATCAGATCCAGTGGCATCGAACCCTGTACTGGACTGATGGGAAGCAAAAGGCTGATAGAAATGGAACAGATCGCTTTGAAGCCAATTGGCTTCCAGCACCATTACACCTGGGCAAGTCTTTGCGTCGAATGAAAATCTTCGATCGTGCCCAAAAACGTCAGATTCAACGTGGAATGCTGCGCATGTTGCGCCTTGGTATTCGTCGAAGGGGTGACTGGGAAGGCAAGACCTTCAGGCTCTTCCTTGACGAAGCAGGACAGTCGCCAGAAATCATAGATCGTTTTTGGAATCCAATCGTCGTGAGTGCCTGCAATCTTGATGTGGACCGGGTTGGTGCGACACATGCGCTGCAGGTGTTTCAGGAGGGCTTTCTTGGCAATCGTTTTTCCTATGTCATGGGCCTTTCGCAAGTGCCACTGGTCGAACTCTATGGGACTGTCGAGTCATATCTCAATAAATATGGCGGCGAAATTCAACTTGGCGTTTCTGCCAAAGCCATCAACTTTGATGGGCGCCGTGTCACTGGCGTGGTCACAGCAAATGAACTCATTGAAGCCAAGACGGTGATATCAACGCTTCCGTTTGATCGTTTAGACAAGATTATCTCAGAACCATTGCGAAGCGCCGATGCAAGATTGCAAGATCTTGGCCAATTCGAAGTGAGTCCGATTCTTGGAGTCCACCTGGTGTTTGACCGGCAGGTGATGAGCTTGCCCCACTTGGTCTTTGCAGGTGGTGATGTCCACTGGATTTTCAACAAGGGAACTGACAAGGACGGGCAGCAACATATTCATGCTGTTATCAGTGGCGCAGAGCAATGGATGACTCTTGATGAGGGGGCGATTGTCAATCGCGTTCTTGATGCAATAGGTGACGCATTACCAGACATCAAAGATGCCACTTTGCTGGTTCATCGATCAGTGAAAGAGAAGCGAGCTACGTTCGCCGCTACAGCTGATATCAACGCCTATCGTCCTGGCCCAGGCGCCCCGGCGCTCGGCGGTGTCTCCAATTTACTGATTGCTGGCGATTGGTCTTCAACTGGCTGGCCAGCAACGATGGAAGGGGCGACACGCAGCGGCTATGCAGCAGCGAGCCTGGCCGGAGGCTGCATTGAAGAGCGGCCAGATATCTCCATCAGTTGGATGGCTCGCTTGCTCGGGCTCCGCTAA
- a CDS encoding phytoene/squalene synthase family protein produces the protein MTQLASTAQAFETCRQITRTRARNFYYGLKLLPEPQRSSLYAVYTWMREADDMVDDAVDSKQAEEALNQFAQLTDIALRGAPASDEAVWIALSEVAQRTSLDHKPFHDMLRGQLDDVQSTHYESFEDLEQYCHRVASTVGLVCIAIWGYRGPSEKANDLAIKRGVAFQLTNILRDFREDYSIGRVYLPADEFAQHEITPEDFYNWTDGKKCREFIIAQIDRARCFYIESAPLDALINPACQSTLWAMTKIYRQLLEKLAQQPDRLASNRRLRLTALQKSSIALQARLRSSQVIRK, from the coding sequence TTGACACAGCTCGCTAGCACAGCACAGGCATTTGAAACATGCCGTCAGATTACGCGGACCAGAGCCCGGAATTTTTACTACGGACTCAAGCTCCTTCCAGAGCCGCAGCGATCTTCACTGTATGCGGTCTATACCTGGATGCGAGAAGCTGATGATATGGTCGATGATGCGGTTGACTCCAAGCAAGCTGAAGAAGCGTTAAATCAGTTTGCACAGCTGACCGACATCGCACTACGAGGTGCGCCCGCTTCAGACGAAGCAGTATGGATCGCACTCTCAGAAGTTGCCCAACGCACATCCTTAGACCACAAGCCATTTCATGACATGCTGCGTGGCCAATTGGACGATGTTCAAAGTACACACTACGAGAGCTTCGAAGATCTTGAACAATACTGCCATCGTGTGGCTTCGACCGTTGGTCTGGTTTGTATCGCTATCTGGGGCTACCGAGGTCCAAGTGAGAAAGCCAACGACCTTGCCATCAAGCGTGGCGTTGCTTTTCAGCTCACAAATATTCTTCGCGACTTCCGTGAAGATTATTCCATTGGCCGGGTCTATCTTCCTGCGGATGAATTCGCACAACACGAGATCACGCCAGAGGATTTTTACAATTGGACCGATGGCAAGAAATGCCGCGAATTCATCATCGCCCAGATCGATCGAGCCCGGTGCTTTTATATCGAGTCTGCACCGCTTGACGCCCTGATTAACCCGGCGTGCCAATCAACTCTTTGGGCCATGACAAAAATCTACCGCCAGTTGCTTGAGAAGCTGGCTCAACAGCCTGATCGATTGGCGAGTAATCGTCGCCTGCGACTCACTGCACTGCAGAAGAGCTCCATTGCACTCCAAGCTCGCTTGAGATCATCGCAGGTCATTCGCAAGTGA
- the hpnC gene encoding squalene synthase HpnC, producing the protein MNSNTHLNPASQLALYGPDQVQPVTLDEAQAYCRRLTTGHYENFTVLSRLVPIERRPDFAAIYSFCRWSDDLGDEIGDKDRSTELLQWWRSELHKCFAGESRHPVFVALQPAIERRGLQVKPFDDLISAFEQDQHKTRYESWDDVLAYCQLSANPVGRLVLAVCEDEPVSKQQLSQSDDICTALQLTNHWQDVQRDWLERDRLYIPNALISSTDFEARLDASCRQGYAPDQTFLGEFQKTIRLCVDKTWMLYERGCPLIDQVSPTTRPLIWLFAAGGRTILRRIEQWNCMTCLMRPRLTKFTKAQLLLNAWCLAWRLRRSKAN; encoded by the coding sequence GTGAACAGCAATACCCATCTTAATCCGGCCTCTCAGTTGGCCCTTTATGGCCCAGATCAGGTCCAGCCTGTGACGCTCGATGAGGCCCAGGCCTACTGCCGACGGCTTACGACCGGACATTATGAGAACTTCACCGTTCTCAGTCGCCTCGTCCCAATTGAGAGGCGACCAGATTTTGCTGCGATCTATAGCTTCTGCCGCTGGTCAGATGATCTGGGTGATGAGATAGGGGACAAAGATCGGTCAACTGAGCTGCTTCAGTGGTGGCGCAGTGAACTGCATAAATGCTTTGCCGGAGAGAGTCGGCACCCTGTCTTTGTTGCTCTACAGCCTGCGATCGAACGGCGAGGCCTCCAAGTCAAACCGTTTGATGACCTCATTTCTGCATTTGAGCAAGACCAGCACAAAACACGATACGAAAGCTGGGACGATGTCTTGGCGTATTGCCAATTGAGTGCGAACCCGGTTGGCCGACTGGTTCTTGCTGTTTGTGAGGACGAGCCAGTCAGTAAGCAGCAGCTCAGCCAAAGCGATGACATCTGCACTGCACTACAACTCACAAATCATTGGCAAGATGTTCAGCGTGATTGGCTGGAGCGAGATCGACTCTACATACCAAACGCGTTAATCTCGAGTACTGATTTTGAAGCACGACTGGATGCCTCATGCAGACAAGGGTACGCGCCGGATCAGACATTCTTGGGAGAATTTCAAAAGACGATCCGCCTTTGTGTAGATAAAACTTGGATGCTCTACGAGCGAGGCTGTCCATTAATTGATCAGGTGTCGCCAACCACTCGGCCGTTGATCTGGCTCTTTGCAGCAGGAGGCCGCACCATTCTCCGCCGAATAGAACAGTGGAACTGCATGACGTGTCTGATGAGGCCCCGATTAACGAAATTCACGAAAGCCCAACTGCTACTCAACGCTTGGTGCCTGGCCTGGCGGCTTAGAAGGAGTAAGGCGAATTGA
- the ispH gene encoding 4-hydroxy-3-methylbut-2-enyl diphosphate reductase gives MELILANPRGFCAGVYMAIDVVDQLLEICPEEPIFVYHEIVHNKHVVDRFREEGVTFVDDLQEVPSGSICVFSAHGVSPALRKEAAERNLTAIDATCPLVTKVHAEAVRYARKGYQILLIGHADHQEVIGTRGEAPEAMQVVEAAEDIPGLNILDPKKLVYLTQTTLSMDDAEVIIQALKGAFPEIKSPPSDDICYATTNRQIAVRAIAPDCDLVLVVGSITSSNSLRLTEISEGLGTRAILIDDKSELKSEWFEGINRVLITAGASAPEHLVKDLILHMIDEYGGEVEQRDVSQEAVEFGLPGTLKHFMRSRGIDPSGRRIQMDKTASIDSFLDGHGIAHRRVDLTVSANG, from the coding sequence ATGGAACTTATTCTTGCCAATCCGAGGGGTTTCTGTGCCGGAGTCTATATGGCGATTGACGTGGTCGATCAGCTGTTAGAAATTTGCCCAGAAGAGCCAATCTTTGTTTATCACGAGATCGTCCATAACAAGCACGTGGTCGATCGCTTCAGAGAAGAAGGCGTTACTTTCGTTGATGATCTTCAAGAGGTCCCATCGGGATCGATCTGTGTCTTCAGCGCTCACGGTGTGAGTCCGGCTTTGCGAAAAGAAGCGGCCGAACGAAACCTTACTGCGATCGACGCAACTTGTCCGCTTGTCACCAAGGTACATGCTGAAGCTGTTCGGTATGCCCGCAAAGGTTATCAAATACTCTTGATTGGACATGCAGATCACCAAGAGGTCATTGGAACCAGAGGTGAGGCACCAGAAGCAATGCAGGTTGTTGAGGCTGCTGAAGATATTCCAGGACTCAATATTCTGGATCCCAAGAAGCTTGTCTATCTGACTCAGACAACACTGAGCATGGATGATGCTGAAGTGATTATCCAGGCGCTCAAAGGAGCGTTCCCGGAGATCAAGTCGCCGCCGAGTGATGACATCTGCTATGCCACGACAAATCGACAGATTGCAGTTCGGGCGATTGCTCCAGACTGCGATCTGGTTTTAGTTGTTGGTAGCATTACGAGTTCAAACTCTTTGCGACTGACAGAAATCTCGGAGGGGCTAGGAACGCGTGCCATTCTTATTGATGATAAATCTGAACTAAAATCAGAATGGTTTGAGGGCATCAATCGTGTTTTGATTACTGCAGGCGCCAGTGCACCAGAGCACCTCGTCAAAGATCTTATCTTGCACATGATTGATGAATATGGTGGCGAGGTTGAACAGCGTGATGTTTCGCAGGAGGCTGTTGAGTTTGGCCTGCCCGGTACACTAAAGCACTTCATGCGGTCACGCGGCATTGATCCTTCTGGTCGCCGTATTCAAATGGATAAGACGGCATCAATTGATAGTTTTCTCGATGGCCACGGAATTGCACACCGCCGTGTTGATCTAACTGTGTCTGCCAACGGCTAA